A genomic region of Balaenoptera acutorostrata chromosome 4, mBalAcu1.1, whole genome shotgun sequence contains the following coding sequences:
- the U2AF1 gene encoding splicing factor U2AF 35 kDa subunit isoform X4 — MQEHYDEFFEEVFTEMEEKYGEVEEMNVCDNLGDHLVGNVYVKFRREEDAEKAVIDLNNRWFNGQPIHAELSPVTDFREACCRQYEMGECTRGGFCNFMHLKPISRELRRELYGRRRKKHRSRSRSRERRSRSRDRGRGGGGGGGGGRERDRRRSRDRERSGRF; from the exons ATGCAGGAACACTATGATGAGTTTTTTGAG GAGGTTTTCACAGAAATGGAGGAGAAGTACGGGGAGGTGGAGGAGATGAACGTCTGCGACAACCTCGGAGATCACCTCGTTGGGAACGTGTATGTCAAG TTCCGCCGTGAAGAAGATGCAGAAAAGGCCGTGATTGACCTGAACAACCGCTGGTTTAATGGCCAGCCGATCCACGCTGAGCTCTCCCCTGTGACTGACTTCAGAGAAGCCTGCTGCCGCCAGTACGAGATGGG GGAGTGCACGCGGGGAGGCTTCTGCAACTTCATGCACCTGAAGCCCATCTCTCGGGAGCTACGGCGGGAGTTGTACGGGCGCCGCCGTAAGAA GCATAGATCGCGGTCCCGCTCTCGGGAGCGTCGCTCTCGGTCTAGAGACCgtggccgcggcggcggcggcggtggcggcgggggACGGGAGCGCGACAGGAGGCGGTCGAGAGACCGAGAGAGATCTGGGCGGTTCTGA
- the U2AF1 gene encoding splicing factor U2AF 35 kDa subunit isoform X2 encodes MAEYLASIFGTEKDKVNCSFYFKIGACRHGDRCSRLHNKPTFSQTILIQNIYRNPQNSAQTADGSHCAVSDVEMQEHYDEFFEEVFTEMEEKYGEVEEMNVCDNLGDHLVGNVYVKFRREEDAEKAVIDLNNRWFNGQPIHAELSPVTDFREACCRQYEMGECTRGGFCNFMHLKPISRELRRELYGRRRKKHRSRSRSRERRSRSRDRGRGGGGGGGGGRERDRRRSRDRERSGRF; translated from the exons ATGGCGGAGTATTTGGCCTCCATCTTCGGCACCGAGAAAGACAA AGTCAactgttcattttatttcaaaattggaGCATGTCGTCATGGAGACAGATGCTCTCGGTTGCACAATAAACCGACCTTTagccag ACCATCTTGATTCAAAACATCTATCGTAATCCCCAAAACAGTGCACAGACGGCTGACGGCTCACACT GTGCTGTGAGCGATGTCGAGATGCAGGAACACTATGATGAGTTTTTTGAG GAGGTTTTCACAGAAATGGAGGAGAAGTACGGGGAGGTGGAGGAGATGAACGTCTGCGACAACCTCGGAGATCACCTCGTTGGGAACGTGTATGTCAAG TTCCGCCGTGAAGAAGATGCAGAAAAGGCCGTGATTGACCTGAACAACCGCTGGTTTAATGGCCAGCCGATCCACGCTGAGCTCTCCCCTGTGACTGACTTCAGAGAAGCCTGCTGCCGCCAGTACGAGATGGG GGAGTGCACGCGGGGAGGCTTCTGCAACTTCATGCACCTGAAGCCCATCTCTCGGGAGCTACGGCGGGAGTTGTACGGGCGCCGCCGTAAGAA GCATAGATCGCGGTCCCGCTCTCGGGAGCGTCGCTCTCGGTCTAGAGACCgtggccgcggcggcggcggcggtggcggcgggggACGGGAGCGCGACAGGAGGCGGTCGAGAGACCGAGAGAGATCTGGGCGGTTCTGA
- the U2AF1 gene encoding splicing factor U2AF 35 kDa subunit isoform X1, with translation MAEYLASIFGTEKDKVNCSFYFKIGACRHGDRCSRLHNKPTFSQTIALLNIYRNPQNSSQSADGLRCAVSDVEMQEHYDEFFEEVFTEMEEKYGEVEEMNVCDNLGDHLVGNVYVKFRREEDAEKAVIDLNNRWFNGQPIHAELSPVTDFREACCRQYEMGECTRGGFCNFMHLKPISRELRRELYGRRRKKHRSRSRSRERRSRSRDRGRGGGGGGGGGRERDRRRSRDRERSGRF, from the exons ATGGCGGAGTATTTGGCCTCCATCTTCGGCACCGAGAAAGACAA AGTCAactgttcattttatttcaaaattggaGCATGTCGTCATGGAGACAGATGCTCTCGGTTGCACAATAAACCGACCTTTagccag ACCATTGCCCTCTTGAACATTTACCGTAACCCTCAAAACTCTTCCCAGTCTGCTGACGGTTTGCGCT GTGCTGTGAGCGATGTCGAGATGCAGGAACACTATGATGAGTTTTTTGAG GAGGTTTTCACAGAAATGGAGGAGAAGTACGGGGAGGTGGAGGAGATGAACGTCTGCGACAACCTCGGAGATCACCTCGTTGGGAACGTGTATGTCAAG TTCCGCCGTGAAGAAGATGCAGAAAAGGCCGTGATTGACCTGAACAACCGCTGGTTTAATGGCCAGCCGATCCACGCTGAGCTCTCCCCTGTGACTGACTTCAGAGAAGCCTGCTGCCGCCAGTACGAGATGGG GGAGTGCACGCGGGGAGGCTTCTGCAACTTCATGCACCTGAAGCCCATCTCTCGGGAGCTACGGCGGGAGTTGTACGGGCGCCGCCGTAAGAA GCATAGATCGCGGTCCCGCTCTCGGGAGCGTCGCTCTCGGTCTAGAGACCgtggccgcggcggcggcggcggtggcggcgggggACGGGAGCGCGACAGGAGGCGGTCGAGAGACCGAGAGAGATCTGGGCGGTTCTGA
- the U2AF1 gene encoding splicing factor U2AF 35 kDa subunit isoform X3, which translates to MAEYLASIFGTEKDKVNCSFYFKIGACRHGDRCSRLHNKPTFSQTIALLNIYRNPQNSSQSADGLRCAVSDVEMQEHYDEFFEEVFTEMEEKYGEVEEMNVCDNLGDHLVGNVYVKFRREEDAEKAVIDLNNRWFNGQPIHAELSPVTDFREACCRQECTRGGFCNFMHLKPISRELRRELYGRRRKKHRSRSRSRERRSRSRDRGRGGGGGGGGGRERDRRRSRDRERSGRF; encoded by the exons ATGGCGGAGTATTTGGCCTCCATCTTCGGCACCGAGAAAGACAA AGTCAactgttcattttatttcaaaattggaGCATGTCGTCATGGAGACAGATGCTCTCGGTTGCACAATAAACCGACCTTTagccag ACCATTGCCCTCTTGAACATTTACCGTAACCCTCAAAACTCTTCCCAGTCTGCTGACGGTTTGCGCT GTGCTGTGAGCGATGTCGAGATGCAGGAACACTATGATGAGTTTTTTGAG GAGGTTTTCACAGAAATGGAGGAGAAGTACGGGGAGGTGGAGGAGATGAACGTCTGCGACAACCTCGGAGATCACCTCGTTGGGAACGTGTATGTCAAG TTCCGCCGTGAAGAAGATGCAGAAAAGGCCGTGATTGACCTGAACAACCGCTGGTTTAATGGCCAGCCGATCCACGCTGAGCTCTCCCCTGTGACTGACTTCAGAGAAGCCTGCTGCCGCCA GGAGTGCACGCGGGGAGGCTTCTGCAACTTCATGCACCTGAAGCCCATCTCTCGGGAGCTACGGCGGGAGTTGTACGGGCGCCGCCGTAAGAA GCATAGATCGCGGTCCCGCTCTCGGGAGCGTCGCTCTCGGTCTAGAGACCgtggccgcggcggcggcggcggtggcggcgggggACGGGAGCGCGACAGGAGGCGGTCGAGAGACCGAGAGAGATCTGGGCGGTTCTGA